In a single window of the Burkholderiales bacterium genome:
- a CDS encoding aldolase/citrate lyase family protein encodes MTISFRRRLQKGDVLIGALLQMPLPEVAEIFVTAGYDWLFVDLEHSPMDARNALDVLTAVDDRIACVVRVPWNDEAHIKKALDIGATGVIVPLVNNAADARLAVGRCKYPPMGVRSVGITRSQRFDLDFDGYMKRANDDIAVIVQIEHVEAIRNIEEILDTPGIDGVFVGPFDLSGSMGLPGQIDHPRVQEAIGSVIEACEKRAIARCIYAHTPVHARTYMAQGYRVIGLCTDYIMLARQAADYLRAARN; translated from the coding sequence ATGACAATCTCATTCCGCAGGCGCCTCCAGAAGGGCGACGTGCTGATCGGGGCGCTGTTGCAGATGCCGCTGCCCGAAGTGGCCGAAATCTTCGTCACCGCCGGCTACGACTGGCTGTTCGTCGACCTCGAGCACTCGCCGATGGATGCGCGCAACGCGCTCGACGTGCTCACCGCGGTCGACGACCGCATCGCCTGTGTCGTCCGCGTGCCCTGGAACGACGAAGCCCACATCAAGAAGGCCCTGGACATCGGCGCCACGGGGGTGATCGTGCCCCTGGTCAACAACGCCGCGGACGCTCGCCTGGCGGTAGGTCGCTGCAAATATCCGCCGATGGGCGTTCGCAGCGTCGGCATCACGCGCAGCCAGCGCTTCGATCTCGATTTCGACGGTTACATGAAGCGGGCCAACGACGACATCGCGGTCATCGTGCAGATCGAGCATGTCGAAGCGATCAGGAACATCGAGGAGATTCTCGATACGCCGGGCATCGATGGCGTCTTCGTCGGTCCCTTCGACCTGTCCGGCAGCATGGGTCTGCCCGGCCAGATCGATCACCCGCGGGTGCAGGAAGCGATCGGGAGCGTCATCGAGGCGTGCGAAAAGCGCGCGATCGCCCGCTGCATCTACGCGCACACGCCGGTCCACGCGCGCACCTACATGGCGCAGGGCTACCGCGTGATCGGATTGTGCACCGACTACATCATGCTGGCGCGTCAGGCCGCCGATTACCTGAGGGCGGCACGCAACTGA
- a CDS encoding cupin domain-containing protein gives MGQSAQGMRFSISHAADGRFEADGLRPFFEYRDLGIRAATGGKVLAHVIRAKPGALARPQKHHHAVDFQMVYVLKGWIEFEYEGAGRHRLTAGTCVHQPPGIRHTELGHSDDLELIEIVMPADFATIDD, from the coding sequence ATGGGCCAGTCAGCGCAAGGCATGAGATTCTCGATCAGTCATGCAGCGGATGGCCGCTTCGAGGCCGACGGGTTGCGGCCATTCTTCGAGTACCGCGATCTGGGAATCCGGGCGGCGACCGGGGGCAAGGTGCTGGCTCACGTGATTCGCGCCAAACCGGGTGCCCTGGCCAGGCCGCAGAAGCACCATCATGCCGTGGACTTCCAGATGGTGTACGTGCTCAAGGGCTGGATCGAGTTCGAGTATGAAGGTGCCGGCAGACATCGCCTGACCGCCGGCACCTGCGTGCACCAGCCGCCCGGGATCAGGCACACCGAGCTGGGGCATTCCGACGACCTGGAACTCATCGAGATCGTGATGCCGGCGGACTTCGCGACCATCGATGACTGA
- a CDS encoding META domain-containing protein produces MNIRSISRSAVLIALFGGGAAAAQTPLEECTQGAVERSALIACLDAKLRDATLKLNAALRAAQQRIEQLERDNRRAGMSNFIDSQRRFNAYRDSNCTWQAVQAPPGSRGEEFVKDCQIRATLAREQELAAFVQRANAAPALPATSSSAPPPAADAPQTQVALPAVTVVEEQGASVIVAPAEPLTAISPAATASSAPSPSSAETVLPAASERPIVQWRLAQWKERGRSRALLPGSSITVSFDPSGKVTGNASVNRFNGQYRFNLDGELEWSATGFVATRMAGSPALMRQEQAFLAALRRTRHYRGEGNRLVLRSTDGAVELTFVR; encoded by the coding sequence ATGAACATTCGCAGCATCTCGCGGTCGGCGGTCCTGATTGCGCTGTTCGGCGGCGGTGCCGCCGCGGCGCAAACTCCGCTCGAGGAATGCACGCAGGGCGCAGTCGAGCGCAGCGCGCTCATCGCATGTCTGGACGCGAAGCTCAGGGACGCCACTCTGAAACTGAACGCCGCGCTCAGGGCGGCACAGCAACGCATCGAGCAGCTGGAGCGCGACAACCGGCGCGCCGGGATGAGCAATTTCATCGACAGCCAGCGCAGGTTCAACGCCTATCGCGACAGCAACTGCACCTGGCAGGCGGTTCAGGCTCCGCCGGGGAGCCGCGGCGAGGAGTTCGTCAAGGATTGCCAGATTCGTGCAACGCTCGCGCGCGAGCAGGAGCTTGCCGCTTTCGTGCAACGCGCCAACGCCGCGCCGGCACTGCCCGCGACGTCATCCTCCGCCCCCCCGCCGGCAGCCGACGCGCCGCAGACGCAGGTGGCCTTGCCCGCAGTGACCGTCGTGGAGGAGCAAGGCGCCTCGGTCATCGTCGCGCCTGCCGAGCCCCTGACGGCCATCTCCCCGGCGGCAACCGCTTCGTCCGCACCCAGCCCGTCGAGTGCCGAGACCGTCTTGCCGGCTGCGAGCGAGCGACCGATTGTGCAGTGGCGGCTGGCGCAGTGGAAGGAACGCGGGCGCAGCCGTGCCCTGCTGCCCGGCAGTTCGATCACGGTGTCCTTCGATCCCAGCGGCAAGGTGACGGGCAATGCTTCTGTGAATCGCTTCAACGGGCAGTACCGGTTCAACCTGGATGGCGAGCTTGAATGGTCCGCAACGGGCTTCGTCGCGACCAGGATGGCGGGCTCGCCGGCGCTGATGCGGCAGGAGCAGGCATTTCTCGCTGCCTTGCGCCGCACCCGCCATTACCGGGGCGAGGGCAACCGCCTCGTGCTTCGAAGCACGGACGGTGCGGTCGAGCTGACTTTCGTTCGGTAG
- a CDS encoding amidase: MIDRRYSQLLRAIAAFRRYEPPERVQLWEERFAFGVEDIEQVFETVVCGEPLLAPPVPLAHGAHPPGEYRAPAIAADLAFASAVQIAQQVRSRSLSPLEVASLFLGRIEAAAHLNAFIAVDHARVRDEAEELAVRIQRGEDPGPLAGVPVAVKDLCPVRGYPLTGGTRAAEAKRQARDARCVARLREAGALVIGVTNLHELAFGVTSANPHFGHVQNPRLPGCIPGGSSGGSAAALAAGLTTLAIGSDTGGSIRLPAACCGVVGFKPSYGAVPAGDVWPLAWSLDHVGPMTRSVEDAALMFEVMAGLPPHCTLPPETVSAPSIVRPRRFFFDLLEDEVRVAVDAALKKLESAGARIAPTDIPGIELSPGIQLITINCEAAQSNAHLLKAHGDKLGEDVRVRLEIGQFYLAVDYIKAQQLRKQVRDAMIGAFADADVMLIPAMPVLPPKSGTSTVEIGGRPLHIAPLLTRFTSPINFCGLPAISLPCGRAGNGAPVSVQIVGRPGADARVLQAAKWCEGVFAR, translated from the coding sequence ATGATCGACCGGCGCTATTCGCAACTGCTGCGGGCGATCGCCGCGTTCCGCCGCTACGAGCCCCCGGAGCGCGTGCAGCTCTGGGAGGAACGGTTCGCGTTCGGCGTCGAGGACATCGAGCAGGTGTTCGAGACCGTGGTGTGCGGGGAGCCGCTGCTCGCTCCGCCGGTCCCCCTGGCGCACGGCGCTCATCCGCCCGGCGAATACCGCGCGCCGGCCATCGCGGCGGATCTCGCCTTCGCGTCGGCGGTGCAAATCGCCCAGCAGGTGCGCTCGCGCTCGCTCTCCCCGCTCGAGGTCGCCTCGCTGTTTCTCGGGCGCATCGAGGCGGCTGCCCATCTGAACGCCTTCATCGCGGTCGATCACGCCCGTGTCAGGGACGAGGCCGAAGAGCTCGCGGTGCGCATCCAGCGCGGCGAAGATCCCGGCCCGCTGGCCGGCGTGCCGGTCGCGGTCAAGGACCTGTGCCCGGTGCGGGGCTATCCGCTGACTGGCGGAACCCGGGCGGCGGAGGCGAAACGTCAGGCGCGCGATGCGCGGTGCGTCGCCCGCCTGCGGGAAGCGGGCGCGCTCGTGATTGGCGTCACCAACCTGCACGAACTGGCCTTCGGGGTGACCAGCGCCAACCCCCATTTCGGCCACGTCCAGAATCCGCGGCTGCCGGGATGCATTCCGGGCGGCTCCAGCGGCGGTTCGGCCGCCGCGCTGGCGGCCGGTCTGACTACGCTGGCGATCGGGTCGGACACCGGCGGCTCGATCCGCCTGCCGGCGGCCTGCTGCGGTGTTGTCGGGTTCAAGCCCAGCTACGGCGCGGTGCCGGCGGGCGACGTCTGGCCGCTGGCCTGGTCGCTGGATCATGTCGGCCCGATGACCCGATCGGTCGAGGACGCCGCGCTCATGTTCGAGGTGATGGCCGGTCTGCCGCCGCACTGCACGTTGCCGCCGGAAACGGTGAGCGCGCCGTCCATCGTGCGCCCCCGCCGTTTCTTCTTCGATCTGCTGGAAGACGAGGTGCGCGTGGCGGTCGACGCCGCCCTGAAGAAGCTGGAGTCGGCCGGCGCGCGCATCGCGCCCACCGACATTCCGGGCATCGAGCTGTCCCCCGGCATCCAGCTCATCACCATCAACTGCGAAGCGGCGCAGAGCAACGCGCATCTGCTCAAGGCGCATGGAGACAAGCTCGGCGAGGATGTGCGCGTGCGCCTGGAGATCGGACAGTTCTATCTGGCGGTCGATTACATCAAGGCGCAGCAGCTGCGCAAACAGGTGCGCGACGCGATGATCGGTGCGTTCGCTGACGCCGATGTCATGCTGATTCCCGCGATGCCGGTGCTGCCGCCGAAGTCCGGCACGAGCACGGTGGAGATCGGCGGCCGACCGTTGCACATCGCGCCGCTCTTGACGCGCTTCACTTCGCCGATCAACTTCTGCGGTTTGCCGGCGATCAGTCTGCCCTGCGGCAGGGCCGGAAACGGCGCGCCGGTCAGCGTGCAGATCGTCGGCCGGCCCGGTGCCGACGCCCGTGTGCTGCAGGCGGCAAAATGGTGCGAGGGCGTCTTCGCCCGGTAA
- a CDS encoding FIST C-terminal domain-containing protein — MTTSASWSEPFACGCAASPNWRDAANACLAQLGKGPHGANLGFLYLTDSLASEARPILEFFRQNTGVLHWVGTVGMGICATGREFYDRPALAVMLCAFADDSFRVFSGVRTAQDLERVALHFGGVPANFAVVHADPRNAQLARLVSDLAGILESGFLTGGLTSSRRDYVQIADGVVRGGLSGVLFSEDVVVSTRLTQGCAPIGPRHTITHAQQNVLITLDGRAALDVFREDIGEPLWRNLAHLGGTIFAGLAVRDRADYLVRNLVGIDPVNKLLAIGDVPQEGTKIMFCRRDNASAADDMERMLESIKNGLYRAPRGGVYYSCIGRGASLFGEDSEELRMIERALGDIPLVGFFCNGEISHNRLYGYTGVLTLFL, encoded by the coding sequence GTGACTACGTCGGCTTCCTGGTCCGAACCCTTTGCCTGCGGCTGCGCCGCCTCGCCCAACTGGCGCGACGCGGCCAACGCCTGCCTCGCCCAGCTTGGCAAGGGTCCGCACGGCGCCAACCTCGGCTTTCTCTATCTCACCGACAGCCTGGCTTCCGAGGCGCGACCGATCCTGGAGTTTTTCCGGCAGAACACCGGCGTGCTGCACTGGGTCGGCACGGTGGGCATGGGGATCTGTGCCACCGGCCGGGAGTTCTACGACCGCCCGGCGCTCGCCGTCATGCTGTGCGCCTTCGCAGACGACAGCTTTCGGGTGTTCTCGGGCGTGCGCACCGCGCAGGATCTGGAACGCGTGGCCTTGCATTTCGGCGGCGTGCCGGCCAACTTCGCCGTGGTCCACGCCGACCCGCGCAATGCCCAGCTCGCCAGACTGGTGTCCGACCTGGCGGGCATTCTGGAGAGCGGGTTTCTGACCGGCGGGCTGACCAGCTCGCGGCGCGATTACGTGCAGATCGCTGACGGCGTGGTCCGGGGCGGACTGTCGGGCGTGCTGTTCTCCGAGGACGTCGTGGTGTCCACGCGGCTCACACAGGGATGTGCGCCGATCGGGCCGCGTCACACCATCACGCACGCGCAGCAGAACGTGCTGATCACGCTCGACGGACGGGCTGCGCTGGATGTATTCCGCGAGGACATCGGCGAGCCGCTCTGGCGCAATCTCGCGCACTTGGGAGGAACGATATTCGCCGGCCTGGCGGTCCGCGACCGCGCCGACTACCTGGTGCGCAACCTGGTCGGCATCGACCCGGTGAACAAGCTGCTCGCCATCGGTGATGTGCCTCAGGAAGGGACGAAGATCATGTTCTGCCGGCGCGACAACGCCTCGGCGGCCGATGACATGGAGCGCATGCTCGAGAGCATCAAGAACGGCCTTTATCGGGCGCCGCGCGGCGGCGTGTATTACTCGTGCATCGGTCGCGGGGCCAGTCTGTTCGGCGAGGACTCCGAAGAACTGCGCATGATCGAGCGCGCGCTCGGCGACATTCCGCTGGTCGGTTTCTTCTGCAACGGCGAGATCTCCCACAATCGCCTGTACGGCTACACTGGCGTGCTCACGCTTTTCCTTTGA